ATGATTAAATTAGCAGAAAGAGTAAAAAATCTTAAACCTTCTGCTACACTTGCAGTTGATGCTAAGGCAAAAGCACTTAAAGAAGCAGGAATTGAAGTAATTAATCTTTCTGCAGGAGAGCCAGATTTTGATACTCCTGAGTATATAAAATCTGCTGCTAAAAAAGCTCTTGATGATGGGATGACTAAATATGTAGCAACTCCTGGACTTTTAAGTTTAAGAAAGGCTATTTGTGAGAGACTTAAAATAGATTATGGATTTAACTATACTCCTGAAGAAGTTCTTGTAACTACAGGGGCAAAACAAGCCATATTTAATTTTTTATTAGCAGTAGTGAATAAAGGAGATGAAGTTTTAATTCTTTCTCCTTATTGGGTTTCCTATCCTGCTATGGTGGAAATTGCTGAAGGGATTCCTAAAATAATATCTTCCTCAATAGAAAAAAATTTTGAACCAGATATTTCAGAAATAGAAAAAAATATCACTTCAAAAACTGTAGGGATTATAATAAATAGTCCTTCTAATCCAACTGGGCTAATTTATTCAGAAGAATTTTTGAGAGGAATTGCAGAACTTGCTAAAAAATATGATCTTTGGATTTTAAGTGATGACATTTATGATAAATTGAGATTTGATTTTAAACCTCCCCAAAATATCCTTTCTATTGCTCCTGAGCTAAGAGACAGAGTTTTTATGGTAAATGGAGTATCTAAAACTTATGCTATGACTGGTTGGAGGATAGGTTGGTTAATAGGTCCTAAAGAGATAATTAAAGTTTGTTCAAATATTCAAGGGCAAAGCACTTCCCATGCTACAAGTTTTGCTCAAAAAGCAGCAGAAATTGCTCTCACTTCTCCTCAAGATGAAGTAGAAAGAATGTGCAAAATTTTTGCTCAAAGAGCTCAACTTTTATCTCAAATTTTAAGAGAAATACCTGGAATTGAATTTATACCTCCTCAAGGGGCTTTTTATTTATTTGCCAAGGTATCAGCTTATTATAACAAAAAAACTCCAGAAGGTAAAGAAATAAAAGATTCTATCAGTTTTTCAGAGTATCTACTTGATTCAGCTAAGGTTGCAGTAGTTCCTGGTTCTGCCTTTGGAGATGATGAATTTGTCAGAATCTCTTTTGCAAATTCAGAAGAAAATCTCAAAAAAGCAATTTCTGAAATTAAAAAAGCTTTAGAAAAACTTAATTAAATTTTTAATTTGGGCAAACCAATCTTTTTTCTTCCTTAACAAGCTTTCCATATTCGTAATATTGAACTGTAACCCATTCGCAATTTCCTTGAGATTTTACAGGTTTAGCATAAACTTTTTGAATTCTATCTTCACTTTCGTAAGTAACTGGTTTTTTTGTGGTAGCTGCTTCTTTGGCTGCTTTATCCATAATATAGCCAGCTGTTCCGCCGATTAAGGTTCCTACAGCAGCTCCTACTACTACTCCTCTCCAGCGATTATTTTTATCTATAAGAGCACCAAGAGCAGCTCCAGCAACTGCACCAATTGCTGCTCCTTCTTTAGTCTTTTCTCCTGTTTCAGGCATACAACCTGTGAATATAGTAAAAGAAAAAATAACTATTACTAAAAGCCCAATTAATCTTTTCCAGAGTAACTTTCCCATCTTTATCCCTCCTTTAATTCTTTATAATTTATTATCCCTCTTTTTCTTCCAAAATCAAGTATTAATTTAGTTAAAGCAAGGCTTTAAAATTAATTAACTTAGATTAAATTAGTGAGGATGGGATTTATTCTTCAAATTCTTAGTCAAATACTTTTCTTTTTTGAGAAAAGTGGCTATTTAGGGGTGTTTTTTTTAATGGCTTTGGAATCAACCTTGGTTCCCATTCCAAGTGAGATAATAATTCCCCCTGCAGCATATTTAGCCTACAAAGGCAGTTTATCACTTACAGGGGTTATTTTATCTGGGGTTTTAGGTAGTTTAGCAGGTTCTCTATTTAACTATTTTATCGCTTTAAAAATAGGTCGCCCTGTAATTGTTTATTTTATAAAAAAATATGGAAAATTTTTCTTGATTACAGAAAAAGCTTTTTATAAGGTAGAAAATTTTTGGGACAATCACGGGCACATAAGCACTTTTGTAGGAAGGCTTTTACCCGGGTTTAGGCATGTAATTTCTATTCCTGCTGGTTTTGCTAAAATGAATTTATATCTTTTTTCCTTTTTTACTACCCTTGGAGCAGGAATTTGGTGTTGCTTTTTAGCCTTTTGTGGCTACTTTTTTGGCAAAAATGAAATGCTATTAAAAGAATATCTACATAAGGGCTCTTTTGGATTGATAATTTTCTGTGTTATTCTAATAGCCTTTTATATAAAATTTAAACTTAAAAAATGAACTATTTTTCTTGATAAACATTAACTATTTTTGAATCTCGAGGGGGAACAAAGGCAAACAGGCTGTTTTCTAAATTAAGATTATATTCCAAATTTTTAAATACTATTTTTATTTTCTCCCCTACAGTATTTATAAAAT
The window above is part of the Thermodesulfobacterium geofontis OPF15 genome. Proteins encoded here:
- a CDS encoding pyridoxal phosphate-dependent aminotransferase yields the protein MIKLAERVKNLKPSATLAVDAKAKALKEAGIEVINLSAGEPDFDTPEYIKSAAKKALDDGMTKYVATPGLLSLRKAICERLKIDYGFNYTPEEVLVTTGAKQAIFNFLLAVVNKGDEVLILSPYWVSYPAMVEIAEGIPKIISSSIEKNFEPDISEIEKNITSKTVGIIINSPSNPTGLIYSEEFLRGIAELAKKYDLWILSDDIYDKLRFDFKPPQNILSIAPELRDRVFMVNGVSKTYAMTGWRIGWLIGPKEIIKVCSNIQGQSTSHATSFAQKAAEIALTSPQDEVERMCKIFAQRAQLLSQILREIPGIEFIPPQGAFYLFAKVSAYYNKKTPEGKEIKDSISFSEYLLDSAKVAVVPGSAFGDDEFVRISFANSEENLKKAISEIKKALEKLN
- a CDS encoding YMGG-like glycine zipper-containing protein, which translates into the protein MGKLLWKRLIGLLVIVIFSFTIFTGCMPETGEKTKEGAAIGAVAGAALGALIDKNNRWRGVVVGAAVGTLIGGTAGYIMDKAAKEAATTKKPVTYESEDRIQKVYAKPVKSQGNCEWVTVQYYEYGKLVKEEKRLVCPN
- a CDS encoding DedA family protein; protein product: MALESTLVPIPSEIIIPPAAYLAYKGSLSLTGVILSGVLGSLAGSLFNYFIALKIGRPVIVYFIKKYGKFFLITEKAFYKVENFWDNHGHISTFVGRLLPGFRHVISIPAGFAKMNLYLFSFFTTLGAGIWCCFLAFCGYFFGKNEMLLKEYLHKGSFGLIIFCVILIAFYIKFKLKK